The Burkholderia ubonensis genome has a window encoding:
- a CDS encoding sel1 repeat family protein: protein MNRYAIIIGLSLVACACSKKEPPGTALPDMSAVRTNLAFSCTHQADHLPPLDPQAEGLFLYARFLEKQDGTKDFNEVARYYRIAAAHGHYKANQNLQSLISDGLAGSPDAPKETVELAVRLIQQGIPSGYYDIGHYLETGYGLGQDAETALRYFRKAADLGNPEAQAYVAQLLAPLDKAPEIARQMRQCATDQGSGEAASALGIDLSGDKLYPDAVKAFQKGVEAGSIQSASFLGNGFKAPPQTDGLYYLALTNDSERSRRYRAILEFLRSNDGRNPKLPDIDKIVPLPPAKLPRWDGTFEWQKEQDAAASPPKPSEATVDAMAKAYNLDPKTGFPL from the coding sequence ATGAATCGATACGCCATCATCATTGGGCTTTCCTTGGTTGCCTGCGCCTGCTCGAAAAAGGAACCGCCGGGGACCGCTTTGCCCGACATGAGCGCCGTGCGCACGAATCTCGCTTTCAGCTGCACGCATCAGGCGGATCACCTGCCGCCGCTTGATCCGCAGGCAGAGGGCCTGTTTCTCTACGCGCGCTTTTTGGAGAAGCAGGACGGCACGAAAGATTTCAACGAGGTGGCGCGCTATTACCGGATCGCGGCGGCACATGGACACTACAAGGCCAATCAGAATCTCCAGTCGCTGATTTCCGACGGTTTGGCCGGTTCACCCGATGCACCGAAGGAAACGGTGGAGCTTGCCGTGCGACTGATCCAACAAGGCATCCCATCGGGCTACTACGACATCGGCCACTATCTCGAAACGGGGTACGGACTGGGGCAGGATGCCGAGACGGCACTGCGGTATTTCCGAAAGGCGGCCGATCTTGGAAACCCGGAGGCGCAGGCGTATGTGGCGCAATTACTGGCGCCGCTTGATAAGGCTCCGGAGATTGCCAGACAGATGCGCCAGTGTGCTACGGACCAGGGATCTGGTGAGGCCGCAAGCGCGTTGGGTATCGATTTGAGCGGCGATAAGCTGTATCCGGACGCGGTAAAGGCCTTTCAAAAAGGAGTGGAGGCGGGCAGTATTCAGTCAGCTTCCTTTCTGGGTAACGGCTTCAAGGCCCCGCCGCAAACCGACGGTTTATATTATCTCGCGCTGACCAATGATTCAGAGCGCTCGCGGAGATACCGCGCGATTCTGGAATTCCTGCGCTCGAACGACGGCCGCAACCCCAAACTCCCCGACATCGACAAAATCGTGCCCCTTCCGCCCGCAAAGCTCCCCCGGTGGGACGGCACATTCGAATGGCAGAAGGAGCAGGACGCCGCCGCCTCGCCACCGAAGCCGTCGGAAGCGACGGTCGATGCGATGGCGAAGGCCTACAATCTGGATCCGAAAACCGGTTTCCCGCTGTAA
- a CDS encoding helix-turn-helix transcriptional regulator has translation MADAPDNLLGAYLRDRREKLDPAALGLPSTRRRTPGLRREEVAQRAHVSTAWYTWLEQGRGGAPSADVLDRLARALLLDDAEREHLFLLGVGHPPEVRYHASSGVTPRLQHVLDALDASPAIVRTATWDVVAWNAAAAATLTDYATLPPAARNILRLIFVDPRVRDAQPNWDRVARFAVGAFRADIARGGATQAVQAFIDEMRATSAEFDALWRDHDIRSHDEGTKEIRHPHAGRITLEYSAFAVIGRADLSLVIFTPTTAADRASIRSLVAAREQARAAQAPAM, from the coding sequence ATGGCTGACGCCCCCGACAACCTGCTCGGCGCGTACCTTCGGGACCGCCGCGAGAAACTCGACCCCGCCGCGCTCGGGCTGCCGTCGACGCGGCGCCGCACGCCGGGCCTGCGGCGCGAGGAAGTCGCGCAGCGCGCGCATGTGAGCACCGCGTGGTACACGTGGCTCGAACAGGGGCGCGGCGGCGCGCCGTCGGCCGACGTGCTCGATCGGCTCGCCCGTGCCTTGCTGCTCGACGACGCCGAACGCGAGCATCTGTTCCTGCTCGGCGTCGGCCATCCGCCCGAAGTGCGTTATCACGCGAGCAGCGGCGTGACGCCGCGCCTGCAGCACGTGCTCGATGCGCTCGACGCGAGCCCCGCGATCGTGCGCACGGCGACCTGGGACGTGGTCGCATGGAACGCCGCGGCCGCCGCGACGCTGACCGACTATGCGACGCTGCCGCCGGCCGCGCGCAACATCCTGCGGCTGATCTTCGTCGATCCGCGCGTGCGCGACGCGCAACCGAACTGGGACCGCGTCGCGCGGTTCGCGGTGGGCGCGTTCCGCGCCGACATCGCGCGCGGCGGCGCAACCCAGGCCGTCCAGGCCTTCATCGACGAGATGCGCGCGACGAGCGCCGAATTCGACGCGCTGTGGCGCGACCACGATATCCGCTCGCACGACGAAGGAACGAAGGAGATCCGCCATCCGCACGCGGGGCGGATCACGCTCGAATACTCGGCGTTCGCCGTGATCGGCCGTGCGGACTTGAGCCTCGTGATCTTCACGCCGACGACGGCGGCCGATCGCGCAAGCATCCGTTCGCTCGTCGCTGCGCGCGAGCAGGCTCGTGCAGCGCAGGCGCCGGCCATGTAG
- a CDS encoding PAAR domain-containing protein, protein MTRYMILDGDHTTVAGTVRATATPFELGGRHIAHEGDDVICPACKTVGKIQCVGPRQPMTGPDGRPVALSDDLCICKCAPPPKLVPSQQVMSVDA, encoded by the coding sequence ATGACGCGATACATGATCCTCGACGGCGATCACACGACCGTGGCCGGAACCGTCCGCGCAACGGCAACGCCGTTCGAGCTTGGCGGCAGACACATCGCTCATGAAGGCGACGACGTGATCTGTCCCGCGTGCAAAACCGTCGGCAAGATTCAATGTGTCGGCCCGCGACAGCCGATGACGGGGCCGGACGGGCGGCCTGTGGCATTGAGCGATGACCTTTGTATCTGCAAGTGCGCCCCGCCGCCGAAGCTCGTCCCGTCTCAGCAAGTGATGTCGGTCGATGCGTGA
- a CDS encoding IclR family transcriptional regulator: MQEPDSRGTSAEAPVRQPDDASGAAGVGMLQRAFAILRALAGMQQDGVRVTHLAKAVGLTQGTAHRILQSLIAERMVEQDEQSKLYRLSVDFFALAALAGNPSSMRTLCRPALLRLCASLGETIFLLVKSGFDAVCLDLCEGPFPIRSFTGDIGGRIALGVGQGSLAILAFLPEAEREEVIRFNVPRIRGYGVLDEVYLRTEIERVRELGYAGRNSGVLDGMAGVAVPILDRTGYPVGALSVGTLASRLGDDRMPMVVELLRRQADAIGPRTNPFDAALRRPMHGLSGNGG; this comes from the coding sequence ATGCAGGAACCCGATTCGCGCGGAACGTCGGCGGAAGCGCCCGTGCGGCAGCCGGACGACGCCAGCGGCGCAGCGGGCGTCGGCATGCTGCAGCGTGCGTTCGCGATCCTGCGCGCGCTGGCGGGCATGCAGCAGGACGGCGTGCGCGTCACGCACCTCGCGAAGGCCGTCGGCCTCACGCAAGGCACCGCGCATCGCATCCTGCAGTCGCTGATCGCCGAGCGCATGGTCGAGCAGGACGAACAATCGAAGCTGTATCGGTTGAGCGTCGACTTCTTCGCGCTCGCCGCGCTGGCCGGCAATCCGAGCAGCATGCGCACGCTGTGCCGGCCCGCGTTGCTGCGGCTGTGCGCGAGCCTCGGCGAGACGATCTTCCTGCTCGTGAAGAGCGGCTTCGACGCGGTGTGTCTGGACTTGTGCGAAGGGCCATTTCCGATCCGGTCGTTTACCGGCGACATCGGCGGGCGCATCGCACTCGGCGTCGGGCAGGGCAGCCTCGCGATCCTCGCGTTCCTGCCGGAAGCCGAGCGCGAGGAGGTGATCCGCTTCAACGTGCCGCGTATCCGCGGCTACGGCGTGCTCGACGAGGTGTATCTGCGCACCGAGATCGAGCGCGTGCGCGAGCTCGGCTACGCGGGTCGCAACAGCGGCGTGCTCGACGGCATGGCCGGCGTCGCGGTGCCCATCCTCGATCGCACCGGCTATCCGGTCGGCGCGCTGAGCGTCGGCACGCTGGCGTCGCGGCTCGGCGACGACCGGATGCCGATGGTCGTCGAACTGCTCAGGCGCCAGGCCGACGCGATCGGCCCGCGCACGAATCCGTTCGATGCCGCGCTGCGGCGGCCGATGCACGGGCTGTCGGGGAACGGCGGCTAG
- a CDS encoding ABC transporter ATP-binding protein, whose product MSFLTLTDLTKTYGELTAVADVNLSVEQGEFVSLLGPSGCGKTTTLQMIAGFVDVTRGRIALDGQDITHMKPNRRGLGIVFQSYALFPHMSVEQNVGFGLDMRGVDKAERAERIRAALSLVRLDALAQRFPRELSGGQRQRVAIARAVVIEPPVLLLDEPMSNLDAKLREDMQFELRAIQRKIGTTTIMVTHDQSEALSISDRVVVMEAGRITQTDTPYRAYERPENRFVSQFIGKANLLPGTVVAHDGDAIRIDLGHDLAETGRTAHLPMHERDVRVGDAVSVCIRPEKLRLCAPGAGRFAATVTSRFFLGSQWLYRVDSALGEVLVCCQNEGAEPLEEGAPVGVDWHSDAVRVMRGEA is encoded by the coding sequence ATGTCGTTTCTCACGCTTACGGATCTGACGAAAACGTACGGCGAGCTCACCGCCGTCGCGGACGTCAACCTGTCGGTCGAGCAAGGCGAGTTCGTGTCGCTGCTCGGGCCGTCGGGCTGCGGCAAAACCACGACGCTGCAGATGATCGCCGGTTTCGTCGACGTGACGCGCGGGCGCATCGCGCTCGACGGGCAGGACATCACGCACATGAAGCCGAATCGCCGCGGCCTCGGCATCGTGTTCCAGAGCTATGCGCTGTTTCCGCACATGAGCGTCGAGCAGAACGTGGGCTTCGGCCTCGACATGCGCGGCGTCGACAAGGCCGAGCGCGCGGAGCGCATCCGCGCGGCGCTGTCGCTGGTGCGACTCGATGCGCTCGCGCAGCGTTTTCCGCGCGAGCTGTCCGGCGGGCAGCGGCAGCGCGTCGCGATCGCGCGCGCGGTGGTGATCGAGCCGCCGGTGCTGCTGCTCGACGAGCCGATGTCGAACCTCGACGCGAAGCTGCGCGAGGACATGCAGTTCGAACTGCGCGCGATCCAGCGCAAGATCGGCACGACGACGATCATGGTCACGCACGATCAGTCCGAGGCGCTGTCGATCAGCGACCGCGTGGTCGTGATGGAAGCCGGCCGCATCACGCAGACCGACACGCCGTACCGCGCGTACGAACGCCCGGAGAACCGCTTCGTGTCGCAGTTCATCGGCAAGGCGAACCTGTTGCCCGGCACGGTCGTCGCGCACGACGGCGATGCGATTCGCATCGACCTCGGCCACGATCTCGCCGAGACGGGCCGCACCGCGCATCTGCCGATGCACGAGCGCGACGTGCGCGTCGGCGACGCCGTGTCGGTATGCATCCGCCCCGAGAAGCTGCGGCTGTGCGCGCCGGGCGCGGGCCGCTTCGCCGCGACCGTCACGAGCCGCTTCTTCCTCGGCAGCCAGTGGCTGTACCGCGTGGACAGCGCACTCGGCGAAGTGCTCGTGTGCTGCCAGAACGAAGGCGCGGAGCCACTCGAGGAAGGCGCGCCGGTCGGCGTCGACTGGCACAGCGACGCGGTGCGCGTGATGCGCGGGGAGGCATGA
- a CDS encoding ABC transporter permease, translated as MAQPARPLPADPAQRGTSTSTNTSAATPPARAAAPRPPRATWRAHAPLWLMCAPAFALFAALVLAPLAMTFALTFYRFDPATGPSAAFQFGHYAEVLGSSYFHAIFARTFGIAALTTAICVAIGTPEAYVLSKMRDPWRSLFLLVILAPLLVSVVVRAFGWSMLLNTGGLANQALALVGLGPYKLEYTTFAIVIALVHVMLPFMVIPVWTALQRLDPQTEHAALSLGASPFTTLRRIVVPQLMPGVLSGSLMVFGLSASAFAIPGLLGGRRLKVAATAVYDEFLGSLNWPLGATIAVLLLVANLVVMLTYYRVLERRYARSLGGASR; from the coding sequence ATGGCACAGCCTGCCCGCCCGCTGCCTGCCGATCCCGCGCAACGCGGCACGAGCACGAGCACCAATACGAGCGCCGCTACGCCGCCGGCACGCGCGGCCGCCCCGCGTCCGCCGCGCGCGACGTGGCGCGCCCATGCGCCGCTGTGGCTGATGTGCGCGCCGGCGTTCGCGCTGTTCGCGGCGCTCGTGCTCGCGCCGCTCGCGATGACCTTCGCGCTCACGTTCTACCGCTTCGATCCGGCCACCGGCCCGAGCGCCGCGTTCCAGTTCGGTCACTACGCGGAGGTGCTCGGCTCGTCGTACTTCCATGCGATCTTCGCGCGCACCTTCGGCATCGCCGCGCTGACCACCGCGATCTGCGTCGCGATCGGCACGCCGGAAGCGTACGTGCTGTCGAAGATGCGCGACCCGTGGCGTTCGCTGTTCCTGCTCGTCATCCTCGCGCCGCTGCTCGTCTCGGTGGTCGTGCGCGCATTCGGCTGGAGCATGCTGCTCAACACGGGCGGCCTCGCGAACCAGGCGCTCGCGCTCGTCGGGCTCGGCCCGTACAAGCTCGAGTACACGACGTTCGCGATCGTGATCGCGCTCGTCCACGTGATGCTGCCGTTCATGGTGATTCCCGTGTGGACGGCCCTGCAACGGCTCGATCCGCAAACCGAGCACGCGGCGCTGTCGCTCGGCGCATCGCCGTTCACGACGCTGCGGCGCATCGTGGTGCCGCAGCTGATGCCCGGCGTGCTGTCGGGCAGCCTGATGGTGTTCGGGCTGTCGGCGAGCGCGTTCGCGATTCCCGGCCTGCTCGGCGGACGCCGGCTGAAGGTTGCTGCCACCGCCGTCTACGACGAATTCCTCGGCTCGCTGAACTGGCCGCTCGGCGCGACCATCGCCGTGCTGCTGCTGGTCGCGAATCTCGTCGTGATGCTCACCTACTACCGCGTGCTCGAACGCCGCTACGCGCGCAGCCTCGGAGGCGCTTCCCGATGA
- a CDS encoding methyl-accepting chemotaxis protein encodes MRKLTIRGGLVATIAGYTVLLLLVVGACIAALYAGNHSLEAMYRDDTASLLHLKTSSERMLVLRERVSDVAQIISAGQPANAEIAQLHTLLQQSNDELDAYTRLHARDADEQALFDTLQSRRRTLLDQVFLKAMSQLDHDNAFDFLETHRTAPPGLFTAYQQAIDALESFQVTRQKARYDAAGARFHRIVWAMASVAAFALLVGFVAQRVLAKAIIEPIHLAVDQFDRISKGDLTGAVAIRGENEMAYLLKALKRMQAGLVDTVTQVRTSTETIVGDVRTIASGNVDLSTRTEQQAVSLQQAAASVEQLTATVRQNADNARDARTYAQGAAGIAARGGDAMRRVVETMSAISTSSARISGIVGVIESIAFQTNILALNAAVEAARAGEQGRGFAVVATEVRGLAQRCASAAKEIRELIGNSAQRVEDGSALVALAGSAMSELVTAVERVNAIMSETSTAFDEQTAGIEQVNAAVIQMEQTMQRNAALVEEAAAAALSLDDQGARLSDAVAQFRLHGAATA; translated from the coding sequence ATGCGCAAACTCACCATCCGCGGCGGCCTCGTCGCGACCATCGCCGGCTACACCGTGCTGCTCCTGCTGGTGGTCGGCGCCTGCATCGCCGCGCTCTACGCGGGCAACCATTCGCTCGAGGCGATGTACCGTGACGACACCGCGTCGCTGCTGCATCTGAAAACCAGCTCCGAGCGGATGCTCGTGCTGCGCGAACGCGTGAGCGACGTCGCGCAGATCATCAGCGCCGGCCAGCCGGCCAACGCCGAAATCGCGCAGCTCCATACGCTGCTCCAGCAAAGCAACGACGAGCTCGACGCGTACACGCGACTGCACGCCCGCGACGCCGACGAGCAGGCGCTGTTCGACACGCTGCAATCACGTCGCCGCACGCTGCTCGATCAGGTGTTCCTCAAGGCGATGTCGCAGCTCGACCACGACAACGCCTTCGACTTCCTCGAAACGCACCGCACCGCGCCGCCCGGGCTGTTCACCGCCTATCAGCAGGCGATCGACGCGCTCGAATCGTTCCAGGTCACGCGCCAGAAGGCGCGCTACGACGCAGCCGGCGCGCGCTTTCACCGGATCGTATGGGCGATGGCGAGCGTCGCCGCGTTCGCGCTGCTGGTCGGCTTCGTCGCGCAGCGCGTGCTGGCGAAGGCGATCATCGAGCCGATCCATCTGGCCGTCGATCAGTTCGACCGGATCTCCAAAGGCGATCTGACCGGCGCGGTCGCGATCCGCGGCGAAAACGAAATGGCCTATCTGCTGAAGGCGTTGAAGCGCATGCAGGCCGGCCTCGTCGACACCGTGACCCAGGTACGCACGAGCACCGAGACGATCGTCGGCGACGTGCGCACGATCGCGAGCGGCAACGTCGATCTGTCCACGCGCACCGAACAGCAGGCCGTCTCGCTGCAACAAGCCGCCGCAAGCGTGGAGCAACTGACCGCGACGGTGCGCCAGAACGCGGACAACGCACGCGATGCCCGCACCTACGCGCAGGGCGCGGCCGGCATCGCGGCGCGGGGCGGCGATGCGATGCGGCGCGTCGTCGAAACGATGTCGGCGATCTCCACCAGCTCCGCGCGGATCTCCGGCATCGTGGGCGTGATCGAAAGCATCGCGTTCCAGACCAACATCCTCGCGCTGAACGCCGCCGTCGAAGCCGCGCGGGCAGGCGAACAGGGACGCGGCTTCGCGGTCGTCGCGACCGAGGTACGCGGGCTCGCGCAGCGCTGCGCGTCGGCAGCGAAGGAAATCCGCGAACTGATCGGCAACTCCGCGCAGCGTGTCGAGGACGGCAGCGCGCTCGTCGCGCTCGCCGGTTCGGCGATGTCCGAACTCGTCACCGCGGTCGAGCGCGTCAACGCGATCATGAGCGAAACCAGCACCGCGTTCGACGAGCAGACCGCCGGCATCGAGCAGGTGAACGCGGCCGTGATCCAGATGGAACAGACGATGCAGCGCAACGCCGCGCTCGTCGAAGAAGCGGCGGCGGCCGCGCTGTCGCTCGACGATCAGGGCGCGCGGCTGAGCGATGCCGTCGCGCAGTTTCGTCTGCACGGCGCGGCGACGGCCTGA
- a CDS encoding cyanate transporter: MTDRCTAQAACRPRAASMSYGALALLVLAGINLRPFLTAFGPVLDFVRSDTGLGFRAAALLTTLPFVLMGIVAGGGVGLARRVGERRALTVALVLIAAGCTARLWAGSGSGLVVTAIVAGAGVAVIQALTPGLAKRWFVDRLPLAMGVYSAALVGGGAFGAMTSPWLAAHGGWRLSLAVWAVPALVTLTLWRTHAPRDAAHGAHAVHAAHAATVPASVAAFARVPRAWQLALFFGLCNSGYASVVAWLPAFYRSAGMSAQASGNLLAWMALFQAAGALAMPLLAKRAHDRRAVLWATLALQATGFAGFAAMPALAPWLWVASVGIGLGGFFSMSLIVTLDHLPDARLAGALAAFVQGVGFLIVAASPWLIGWLRDAGGGFAIAWWAHAGVVAAMAALNAAFAPAGYRRSMVRITGAAC, translated from the coding sequence ATGACCGACCGCTGCACCGCGCAAGCCGCCTGCCGTCCGCGCGCCGCTTCAATGTCGTATGGCGCGCTCGCGCTGCTGGTGCTGGCCGGCATCAACCTGCGTCCGTTCCTCACTGCATTCGGCCCCGTCCTCGACTTCGTGCGCAGCGACACCGGCCTCGGCTTTCGCGCGGCTGCGCTGCTGACCACCCTGCCGTTCGTGCTGATGGGCATCGTCGCCGGGGGCGGCGTGGGGCTCGCGCGGCGCGTCGGCGAACGACGCGCGCTGACGGTCGCGCTGGTGCTGATCGCCGCCGGCTGCACCGCGCGGTTGTGGGCGGGCAGCGGCAGCGGGCTGGTGGTCACCGCGATCGTCGCTGGCGCCGGAGTCGCGGTGATCCAGGCGCTCACGCCGGGCCTCGCGAAGCGCTGGTTCGTCGATCGGCTGCCGCTCGCGATGGGCGTCTATTCGGCCGCGCTCGTCGGCGGCGGGGCGTTCGGCGCGATGACGAGCCCGTGGCTCGCCGCGCACGGCGGCTGGCGTCTGTCGCTGGCCGTCTGGGCCGTACCCGCGCTCGTCACGCTCACGTTGTGGCGAACGCATGCGCCGCGTGACGCAGCGCACGGAGCGCATGCAGTGCATGCAGCGCACGCGGCCACGGTGCCGGCGTCGGTCGCCGCGTTCGCGCGGGTGCCGCGCGCATGGCAGCTGGCGCTGTTCTTCGGTCTCTGCAACAGCGGCTATGCGAGCGTCGTCGCGTGGCTGCCGGCGTTCTATCGCAGCGCTGGCATGAGCGCGCAGGCGAGCGGCAACCTGCTTGCATGGATGGCGCTGTTCCAGGCGGCCGGCGCGCTGGCGATGCCGCTGCTCGCGAAACGGGCGCACGATCGGCGTGCGGTGCTGTGGGCGACGCTGGCGTTGCAGGCGACCGGCTTCGCCGGGTTCGCGGCAATGCCCGCGCTTGCGCCATGGCTGTGGGTCGCCAGCGTCGGCATCGGGCTCGGCGGTTTCTTCTCGATGAGCCTGATCGTCACGCTCGACCATCTTCCCGACGCACGACTCGCCGGTGCGCTTGCCGCGTTCGTGCAGGGTGTCGGGTTCCTGATCGTGGCCGCGAGCCCGTGGCTGATCGGCTGGCTGCGCGACGCGGGCGGCGGCTTCGCGATCGCGTGGTGGGCGCATGCCGGCGTGGTCGCGGCGATGGCCGCGTTGAACGCCGCGTTCGCGCCCGCCGGTTATCGGCGCAGCATGGTGCGCATTACCGGCGCGGCGTGCTGA